The Bacteroidota bacterium genomic interval TGCGCAGGCAATCCCGCACAGGAAAGTGGATGTTCAAGATTTGGACGCGGACTTCTATTGCTTCAGCGGACATAAAGTTTACGCGCCAACGGGAATTGGTGTTCTATACGGAAAAGAGGAATGGCTGAATAAACTTGCGAACTATCAGGTTGGAGGAGGTACAATTAAAACAGTCACATTTAATAAAACTCAGTATGAGGCATCTCCTCTTCGCTTCGAAGCAGGCACTCCAAATATTGAAGGAGCCATCGGTCTTGCAAGTGCACTGGATTATATAAGTGGAATTGGTCTCGATAAAATTTCTGAATACGAACATGAATTGCTGAAATACGCTGAAGAAAAAATTTCTGCAATTGATGGAGTGAAAATTATCGGCACAGCAAAAGAAAAAGCCAGCGTGTTGTCGTTTGTGGTGGATGCCGTGCCGGCAGGTAGGCAGGGAATTCATCCGCTCGACATCGGCACACTGCTCGATGCTCAAGGAATTGCAGTGCGGACAGGGCATCACTGCACACAACCGCTTATGTATTGCTACAAAATAAATGGAACCATTCGCGCGAGTTTTTCTTTTTATAATACAAAAGAAGAAATAGATTTTTTTGCGAAGGCATTAATTAAATCCATAGAACGAATACGCCACTGATTACACTAATTATCACAGATTAAATCAGTGTGAATCTGAGAAATCTGTGGCTGAAAAATGACAGAAGAGAAAACGATAGAAAGCGCTGAACAAGAACTCATAGAGGAATTCTCCATGTTTGAAGATACATTTGACAAATTCGGATACCTGATTGACTTGGGAAAAAATCTGAAACCATTGGAAGAATCACTGAAAACAGAAAACAGATTAATCAAGGGATGCCAGGCACACGTATGGCTCTATAGCGAATTGAAAGACGGGAAAATTTTTTTCAAAGCCGATGCAGACGCAGATTACGCACGAGGATTAGTTGCGATGATGATTCGCGTTCTGTCAGGACACACGCCCGATGAAATCATGAACGCACCTTTGAATTTTATAGAAGCAATTGGTTTAAAAAATATGCTGTCGATGAAACGGGCAGGCGGACTGGCAAGCATGATAAAGCAAATGAAACTGGATGCGTTGGTTTATAAATCAAAAGTATGAGCGCAATTATCATAACACAAAATACTGAACTCACACAAAGAGTAATTGATGTGCTCAAAACATGCTTTGATCCCGAAATTCCTGTAGACATCTGGGAACTCGGATTGATTTATGAAATCAAATTGGACGAACAAAATAATCTCGAAGTAAAAATGACGTTGACTTCTCCATCTTGC includes:
- a CDS encoding cysteine desulfurase; this encodes EMEHHSNILPWQTLCEEKGAVLKVIPINDAGELRIDEFKKLLSEKTKLVALSHVSNTLGTINPIKEIISLAHSKNIPVLVDGAQAIPHRKVDVQDLDADFYCFSGHKVYAPTGIGVLYGKEEWLNKLANYQVGGGTIKTVTFNKTQYEASPLRFEAGTPNIEGAIGLASALDYISGIGLDKISEYEHELLKYAEEKISAIDGVKIIGTAKEKASVLSFVVDAVPAGRQGIHPLDIGTLLDAQGIAVRTGHHCTQPLMYCYKINGTIRASFSFYNTKEEIDFFAKALIKSIERIRH
- a CDS encoding SufE family protein; translated protein: MTEEKTIESAEQELIEEFSMFEDTFDKFGYLIDLGKNLKPLEESLKTENRLIKGCQAHVWLYSELKDGKIFFKADADADYARGLVAMMIRVLSGHTPDEIMNAPLNFIEAIGLKNMLSMKRAGGLASMIKQMKLDALVYKSKV
- a CDS encoding DUF59 domain-containing protein, translating into MSAIIITQNTELTQRVIDVLKTCFDPEIPVDIWELGLIYEIKLDEQNNLEVKMTLTSPSCPVAESLPPDVEGKLKSIEGIKSAKVILTFEPPWTKEMMSEVAQVELGFM